Proteins co-encoded in one Halorussus salinus genomic window:
- a CDS encoding 50S ribosomal protein L37e, with protein MTGAGTPSQGKKNTTTHTKCRRCGEKSYHTKKKECSSCGFGKSKKRRDYEWQSKSGE; from the coding sequence ATGACTGGTGCAGGAACCCCGAGCCAAGGGAAGAAGAACACCACGACTCACACGAAGTGTCGCCGGTGTGGCGAGAAGTCGTATCACACGAAAAAGAAGGAGTGTTCGAGTTGCGGGTTCGGTAAGTCGAAGAAGCGCCGCGACTACGAGTGGCAGAGCAAGTCCGGCGAGTAA
- a CDS encoding DUF7501 family protein gives MSTTSTWDDPNDCPFCGDELQNPGAAFIDHIHDNPDCEEGFETWRTNVNDDICAGWSG, from the coding sequence ATGTCAACGACATCGACGTGGGACGACCCGAACGACTGTCCGTTCTGTGGCGACGAACTCCAGAACCCCGGCGCGGCCTTCATCGACCACATCCACGACAATCCGGACTGCGAGGAGGGCTTCGAGACGTGGCGGACCAACGTCAACGACGACATCTGCGCTGGCTGGTCCGGATAG
- a CDS encoding LSM domain-containing protein, translated as MSGRPLDVLEASLQEEVTVRLKGGEEYEGILTGYDQHMNLVLEDTDEEDTTIIRGDNLVSINP; from the coding sequence ATGAGTGGACGACCGCTCGACGTGCTGGAAGCCTCCCTGCAAGAGGAGGTTACGGTGCGATTGAAAGGCGGCGAGGAGTACGAGGGCATCCTGACCGGCTACGACCAGCACATGAATCTGGTGCTGGAGGACACCGACGAGGAAGACACAACCATTATACGCGGCGACAACCTCGTGTCGATTAACCCATGA
- a CDS encoding AAA domain-containing protein, with protein MNVRGGVAEVGEIRTVSTQYGERDLAEVTVRDEGGHDEATGQAPEKTVTLWGKWTESADLLEEGMELLVTDVEEDEYQGETTYSTGKDSYVVVEPSFLVDVTDVRSWVQCPRMYYLNKLSGIPLAYPVVKGTIVHEVFGDLLRGRDLDESIDERVAEAGLELGLLGRERDEVADEVRQNAAAIEGWLAQGALTEEDNWRSEQTLISERFAIKGRADALRRGMPVELKTGKNLKRDPRFQDKIQAACYALLLQEKGVPADTGTLLYTKNSALDRTEEDGDLSPAKEFSVGDGLLDFVVRTRNEIAAMEYHAVNPEASDRENPGIPTGYEADATCEYCFEQDTCMVVSGRLDQESKAGQIGTAIPEAERDYFDRVYRLIEEERRATHAEYAKLWRQTAAERADDDRALLGLEPTERRQLDGGRWEMHAERAGSAVSKIREGDVVLASDGDPVNGHAELARVERLGEEVVVTADEPVELRRLDVYPSELSADRMLTALHDFLLKGDERRKDVLFDRADPEFADDRRTYIDNNEAQNDAVNRAVNAEEFALVHGPPGTGKTYTIARTIRALVEHGEATESPRTGGGDSEAQSASDRSSGRSPREETAGGGERVLLSAFTNRAVDNALEALRDQGFEDIVRVGTESGVREDMQDLRLEQAGDPGERLAQLRDASVVAATTATCGSRIMREQSFDAALVDEASQLTEPATLAAVNLADRFVLVGDHQQLPPVVRTDSETVASKEVNASDDANASENASGEERSDDPRVTDLSTSLFERLIGQSPEAGVMLDRQYRMSQRIQAFSSREFYDGELRPASGEVAAQRLADLPHVDETAVSAAVRGAGGVAFVDPDGRAEGNTNLIEAERVADIVAEFLAAGVEPDEIGVIAPFRAQVAEIGRRVSDGVTVDTVDRFQGSSKEVVVVSFVATQDLDSPIFEDYRRVNVALSRAKKSLVLVGDEEALRSDDFYARMVEWAR; from the coding sequence GTGAACGTTCGGGGAGGAGTCGCGGAAGTCGGCGAGATTCGCACGGTCAGCACGCAGTACGGCGAGCGCGACCTCGCGGAGGTGACGGTCCGCGACGAGGGTGGCCACGACGAGGCCACCGGCCAAGCACCGGAAAAGACGGTCACGCTCTGGGGCAAGTGGACCGAGAGCGCCGACCTCCTCGAAGAGGGGATGGAACTGCTCGTCACCGACGTAGAAGAGGACGAGTATCAGGGGGAAACGACATACTCGACCGGGAAAGACTCGTACGTCGTGGTCGAACCGTCGTTCCTCGTGGACGTGACCGACGTTCGGTCGTGGGTCCAGTGCCCGCGGATGTACTACCTCAACAAACTCTCGGGCATTCCGCTGGCGTACCCCGTCGTCAAGGGGACCATCGTCCACGAGGTGTTCGGCGACCTGCTACGCGGCCGGGACTTGGACGAGTCCATCGACGAGCGCGTCGCGGAGGCCGGACTGGAACTGGGGCTTCTGGGCCGCGAGCGCGACGAGGTTGCCGACGAGGTCCGCCAGAACGCCGCGGCGATAGAGGGGTGGCTCGCGCAGGGCGCACTCACCGAAGAAGATAACTGGCGGAGCGAGCAGACGCTCATCAGCGAGCGGTTCGCCATCAAGGGCCGGGCCGACGCGCTCCGGCGCGGGATGCCCGTCGAGTTGAAGACCGGCAAGAACCTCAAGCGCGACCCGCGGTTTCAGGACAAGATTCAGGCGGCGTGTTACGCGCTCTTGCTCCAAGAGAAGGGCGTGCCCGCCGACACCGGCACCCTGCTCTACACGAAGAACTCCGCGCTCGACCGGACCGAGGAGGACGGCGACCTCTCGCCAGCCAAGGAGTTCTCCGTGGGCGACGGTCTCCTCGATTTCGTCGTTCGCACGCGGAACGAAATCGCGGCGATGGAGTACCACGCCGTCAACCCCGAAGCGTCGGACCGGGAGAACCCCGGCATCCCGACCGGCTACGAGGCTGACGCGACCTGCGAGTACTGCTTCGAGCAGGACACCTGCATGGTGGTCTCGGGCCGCCTCGACCAAGAGTCGAAGGCGGGCCAAATCGGCACCGCGATTCCCGAGGCGGAACGCGACTACTTCGACCGCGTCTACCGACTGATAGAGGAGGAACGCCGGGCGACCCACGCCGAGTACGCGAAGCTCTGGCGACAGACCGCCGCCGAGCGCGCCGACGACGACCGCGCGCTCCTCGGCCTCGAACCGACCGAGCGCCGCCAGTTGGACGGCGGCCGGTGGGAGATGCACGCCGAGCGCGCCGGGAGCGCGGTCTCGAAGATTCGAGAGGGCGACGTGGTGCTGGCCAGCGACGGCGACCCCGTGAACGGCCACGCCGAGTTGGCCCGCGTCGAGCGATTGGGCGAGGAGGTCGTCGTCACGGCCGACGAACCGGTCGAGTTGCGGCGGCTCGACGTGTACCCCTCGGAACTGTCGGCCGACCGGATGCTGACGGCTCTCCACGACTTCCTGCTGAAGGGCGACGAGCGCCGGAAGGACGTGCTGTTCGACCGCGCGGACCCGGAGTTCGCCGACGACCGGCGGACCTACATCGACAACAACGAGGCCCAGAACGACGCGGTGAACCGCGCGGTCAACGCCGAGGAGTTCGCGCTGGTCCACGGGCCGCCCGGTACGGGCAAGACCTACACCATCGCGCGGACGATTCGCGCCCTCGTGGAGCATGGCGAGGCGACGGAGTCGCCTCGAACCGGAGGCGGTGATAGCGAGGCGCAGAGCGCCTCGGACCGTTCGAGCGGGCGAAGCCCGCGAGAAGAAACCGCCGGAGGGGGCGAGCGCGTTCTCCTCTCGGCCTTCACGAACCGCGCGGTGGACAACGCGCTCGAAGCCCTGCGGGACCAAGGCTTCGAGGACATCGTTCGCGTCGGAACCGAGAGCGGCGTCCGCGAGGACATGCAGGACCTGCGACTGGAGCAGGCGGGCGACCCCGGCGAGCGTCTCGCCCAACTGCGCGACGCGAGCGTCGTCGCCGCCACGACCGCGACCTGCGGCTCCCGAATCATGCGCGAACAGTCGTTCGACGCGGCGCTGGTGGACGAGGCGTCCCAACTCACCGAACCCGCCACGCTCGCGGCGGTCAACCTCGCCGACCGGTTCGTACTGGTCGGCGACCACCAGCAACTCCCGCCGGTCGTCCGGACCGATAGTGAGACGGTCGCCTCGAAGGAGGTAAACGCCTCGGATGACGCGAACGCCTCGGAAAACGCGAGCGGCGAGGAGCGAAGCGACGACCCGCGAGTGACCGACCTCTCGACTTCCCTGTTCGAGCGCCTCATCGGCCAGTCCCCCGAGGCGGGCGTGATGCTCGACCGCCAGTACCGGATGAGCCAGCGGATTCAGGCGTTCTCCTCGCGGGAGTTCTACGACGGCGAGTTGCGCCCGGCCTCGGGCGAGGTCGCCGCCCAACGGCTCGCGGACCTGCCGCACGTTGACGAGACGGCGGTCTCCGCGGCGGTGCGCGGCGCGGGCGGCGTTGCGTTCGTGGACCCCGACGGTCGCGCCGAGGGCAACACCAACCTAATCGAGGCCGAGCGCGTCGCCGACATCGTGGCCGAGTTCCTCGCCGCGGGCGTCGAACCGGACGAAATCGGCGTCATCGCGCCGTTTCGAGCGCAGGTCGCCGAAATCGGTCGCCGGGTGTCGGACGGCGTGACGGTGGACACGGTGGACCGCTTTCAGGGGTCGAGCAAGGAGGTCGTCGTCGTCTCGTTCGTCGCCACCCAAGACCTCGACAGCCCCATCTTCGAGGACTACCGCCGGGTGAACGTCGCGCTGTCGCGCGCGAAGAAGTCGCTCGTGCTGGTCGGCGACGAGGAGGCCCTGCGAAGCGACGACTTCTACGCGCGGATGGTCGAGTGGGCGCGGTGA
- a CDS encoding Cdc6/Cdc18 family protein, translating into MATDDDGDRDPLFRYDEPIFADEDLLRISHLPGPNRIVGRDEHMQKVAEALNPAIFGQEPTHLFIFGKTGTGKSLISRSVSKRVENEAEHEEVNVRTAFIDCGEQTTEASVIKTIGRELNDPNETGIKVPQRGLGTGDYYDRLWQIIDSCSDVVIVILDEIDMLEDDEVLRKLSRAGENRRVTDSTIGIIGISNKIDFPDELNERVKSSFAHDELVFPPYDAHQLVDILQNRADAFRDGVLSDDAVPLTAALAAQEHGDARKAIDILRNAGRIATKQEDEEVTEEHVYAAKEKTEADRFAELIEGAPTQAKAILLALTVLTENKPRDQFPTQQIYRQYQTIASDLDMDPLSERRVQEILQEQDFLNVINSETKGRGRGRGVHTKHRLLEEPEIVKKVLNRDSRIADLGI; encoded by the coding sequence ATGGCTACCGACGACGACGGCGACAGGGACCCACTGTTTCGCTACGACGAGCCGATATTCGCCGACGAGGACCTCCTGCGAATCTCTCACCTCCCCGGCCCGAACCGTATCGTGGGGCGCGACGAACACATGCAGAAGGTCGCCGAGGCGCTCAACCCCGCGATTTTCGGGCAGGAGCCGACCCACCTCTTCATCTTCGGCAAGACCGGGACCGGAAAGTCGCTCATCTCCCGGAGCGTCTCCAAGCGTGTCGAGAACGAGGCCGAACACGAGGAGGTGAACGTCCGCACCGCCTTCATCGACTGCGGCGAACAGACGACCGAGGCGTCGGTCATCAAGACCATCGGGCGCGAACTCAACGACCCGAACGAGACCGGCATCAAGGTGCCCCAGCGCGGACTCGGTACCGGCGACTACTACGACCGACTCTGGCAGATTATCGACAGTTGTAGCGACGTAGTCATCGTCATCCTCGACGAAATAGACATGCTCGAAGACGACGAGGTGCTACGGAAACTCTCGCGCGCTGGCGAGAACCGCCGCGTGACCGACTCGACCATCGGCATCATCGGCATCTCGAACAAGATAGACTTCCCCGACGAACTCAACGAGCGCGTCAAGTCGAGTTTCGCCCACGACGAACTGGTCTTCCCGCCGTACGACGCCCACCAGCTCGTGGATATCCTCCAGAATCGTGCCGACGCGTTCCGCGACGGCGTCCTCTCGGACGACGCGGTCCCGCTCACCGCCGCGCTCGCCGCGCAGGAACACGGCGACGCGCGCAAGGCCATCGACATCCTGCGGAACGCGGGGCGAATCGCCACTAAGCAAGAGGACGAGGAGGTAACCGAGGAACACGTCTACGCCGCCAAGGAGAAGACCGAGGCCGACCGCTTCGCCGAACTCATCGAGGGCGCGCCGACCCAAGCGAAGGCCATCCTGCTGGCGCTCACCGTCCTGACGGAGAACAAGCCCCGCGACCAGTTCCCGACCCAGCAGATATACCGGCAGTACCAGACCATCGCGTCGGACCTCGACATGGACCCGCTCTCGGAGCGCCGCGTGCAGGAGATTCTACAGGAACAGGACTTCCTGAACGTCATCAACTCCGAGACGAAGGGCCGGGGCCGCGGCCGGGGCGTCCACACCAAGCACCGACTCCTCGAAGAACCCGAAATCGTCAAGAAGGTCCTCAATCGGGACTCCCGAATCGCCGACCTCGGCATCTGA
- the purF gene encoding amidophosphoribosyltransferase, with the protein MQNGRDAARNASTENAQTGEPAPSEAGASRPDLSGPTEKCGVVGVSLAERDAARPLYYSLYALQHRGQESAGIVTHDGFQQHDHVEMGLVGDAFEQEDIEALRGSAGIGHVRYPTAGSVDKSCAQPFTVSFRSGALGLSHNGNLVNAEEVRDELAAEGHAFTSDGDTEVIAHDLARNLLEADLVRAVKRTMGRIHGSYSLTIMHDDTVLGVRDPEGNRPLCIGELDDGYVLASESAAIDTLDGELVRDVRPGELVVLRPNGEGFDSYQLFERENTAHCFFEHVYFARPDSVIDDHLVYEVRRELGRKLWEESGIDSDVVMPVPDSGRAFAGGYAEAAQEDGANVEFAEGLMKNRYVGRTFIMPTQDERERAVRLKLNPIKSTVEGKTVTIIDDSIVRGTTSTQLVALLRDCGAEEVHMRVGAPPIVAPCYMGIDMATREELIAADKSVEEIREEIEADSLAYLSNEAVADALDTSKADLCMGCVTGEYPYDIDGEATDRDVTRPDVGTPASADD; encoded by the coding sequence ATGCAAAACGGCCGGGACGCGGCCCGCAACGCTTCGACCGAGAACGCCCAGACGGGCGAGCCAGCGCCCTCCGAAGCGGGTGCGAGTCGCCCGGACCTGTCGGGTCCGACCGAGAAGTGCGGCGTCGTCGGGGTCTCGCTCGCCGAGCGGGACGCCGCGCGCCCCCTCTACTACTCGCTGTACGCGCTCCAACATCGCGGACAGGAGTCGGCGGGCATCGTCACCCACGACGGGTTCCAACAGCACGACCACGTCGAGATGGGACTCGTCGGCGACGCCTTCGAGCAGGAGGACATCGAGGCCCTGCGCGGGAGCGCGGGCATCGGCCACGTCCGCTACCCCACCGCGGGGAGCGTGGACAAGTCCTGCGCGCAACCGTTCACCGTCTCGTTTCGGAGCGGCGCGCTCGGGCTGAGCCACAACGGCAACCTCGTCAACGCCGAGGAGGTCCGCGACGAGTTGGCCGCCGAGGGCCACGCGTTCACCTCTGACGGCGACACCGAGGTCATCGCCCACGACCTCGCGCGCAACCTGTTGGAGGCCGACCTCGTGCGCGCGGTCAAGCGCACGATGGGTCGCATCCACGGCTCGTACTCGCTGACCATCATGCACGACGACACCGTGCTGGGGGTTCGGGACCCCGAGGGCAACCGCCCGCTCTGTATCGGCGAACTGGACGACGGCTACGTCCTCGCCAGCGAGTCGGCGGCTATCGACACCCTCGACGGGGAACTCGTCCGGGACGTGCGACCGGGCGAACTCGTCGTCCTCCGACCCAACGGCGAGGGCTTCGACTCCTACCAACTGTTCGAGCGCGAGAACACGGCTCACTGTTTCTTCGAACACGTCTACTTCGCGCGCCCGGACAGCGTCATCGACGACCACCTCGTCTACGAGGTCCGGAGGGAGTTGGGCCGCAAGCTCTGGGAGGAGAGCGGCATCGACAGCGACGTGGTGATGCCGGTGCCCGACTCCGGCCGCGCGTTCGCCGGAGGATACGCCGAAGCCGCCCAAGAAGACGGCGCAAACGTCGAGTTCGCCGAGGGGCTGATGAAGAACCGCTACGTCGGCCGGACGTTCATCATGCCGACGCAGGACGAACGCGAGCGCGCGGTCCGCCTGAAGCTCAATCCGATAAAGTCCACCGTCGAGGGCAAGACCGTCACCATCATCGACGACTCCATCGTCCGCGGGACCACCTCGACCCAACTGGTCGCGCTCCTGCGGGACTGCGGTGCCGAGGAGGTCCACATGCGCGTCGGTGCCCCGCCCATCGTCGCGCCCTGCTACATGGGCATCGACATGGCGACCCGCGAGGAACTCATCGCCGCGGACAAGTCCGTCGAGGAGATACGTGAGGAAATCGAGGCCGACAGCCTCGCGTACCTCTCGAACGAGGCGGTCGCCGACGCGCTCGACACGAGCAAGGCCGACCTCTGTATGGGCTGTGTCACCGGCGAGTACCCCTACGACATCGACGGCGAAGCGACCGACCGGGACGTGACCCGCCCCGACGTGGGCACCCCCGCGAGCGCGGACGACTGA